The Nostoc sp. NIES-3756 DNA window AAGTCCAGGAAGACTTAATGTAGTGGCCGCAAATTGTAAACTTCCCGTGGAGAACAGGCTATATAAGCTACCACCAATAAATGCACCAACGATACCTAAAATAATTGTAGAGAGAATACCGCCACCTTGTGAACCGGGATAAATAGCTTTAGCGATCGCACCAGCTAATAGACCTAAGATTACCCAAGCAATTATATTCATAATGACCTCAAAAAATTTACTTG harbors:
- a CDS encoding GlsB/YeaQ/YmgE family stress response membrane protein yields the protein MNIIAWVILGLLAGAIAKAIYPGSQGGGILSTIILGIVGAFIGGSLYSLFSTGSLQFAATTLSLPGLLIAVIGAIIAIYLWGLLSRSRSV